The Methanobrevibacter millerae genome includes the window TTTATGTGCATCGTCAGCAGCGGTTCTGATATCATCAGTTTTTCTGAAGTAAGTTAACATTTCTTCGTGAGCAGCTTGTGCTTTTTCGGAAAGTGAAATAACTTTTTCATGCTCTTCTTCGGATAATTTTCTTAATTCCTGAGCTTCTTCCTTAACTGATTCATCTTCTTGGATATCCATTAACTGTTTTCTTAAATCATTTGCATTTTTAACAAGTTGATTTTCTTTTTTGATATCTAAAACGCGAGTTTCAATAATTTTATCAATCTTTTTAATTTCATTTTCGATTTTTACTTTGTCACGTTTACCGGAAGACCATTCGAGATTTTTAATTTGATTATTAGCATCGTTACGAGCTTTTTTAGCTTCTTCAACAGCTTTATTAATCTCATTACGTTCGTTTCTGAATTCAATAGCTTTGTTTAAGTTCTCTTTTAATGATGCGTTTAATTCATCACGGATTTTACGTTGTTCTTTAGCTATTTTGTTGAATTCTTCCCTTTCTTCAGCAATTTTAGCGATTTCAGCTTCTTTTTCGTCTTTTTGTTTTCTTACACCTTCCATAGTGTCAGCGAGAACAAATTCAGATTTTGGAAGATCATTTTTAGGTTTTTCAGCTTCAGTTTTTTCTTCTTCTTTAGTTTCTTCAACTTCAGCTTCTTCTACTTCTTCAACTTCATCGTTTTCAACAGCGTCGTTTTCAGTATCATCAGTGGTTATTTGATTAAGAATTTCATCTAAGACTTTAGTTAAGTCTTTTTCATCTACAACAACATCAGCTATTTCTTTTACAGAATCTTTAGCATTGAATGCAATTCCGCAACCAGCTGATTCAATCATGGAAATGTCGTTAGCGCCATCTCCAACTGCAACTACATCCTCTAAAGAAATACCTGCATTTTCGACATGATCATTTAATACATCTAATTTAGTACCAGATACTAAAGGACCAGTCACTTCACCAGTTAATTTACCATCTTCGACTGTGAAACTATTGGTATAGACTGCATCAATACCAAGTTTTTCTTTAATTTTATCAGCCACTACATCAAAACTACCACTAATGATAGCTACATCAATATCTTCGTCTTTTAAACGTGCGATAGTTTCACTAGCACCATCCATCAATGGAAGTTCGTCTGCGACTTTCTCAATATCTTCGATAGAGGTTCCTTCAAGAAGTTGGACTCTGTCTTTAATAGAAGTTTCAAAGTCTATTTCACCTTGCATAGCTTT containing:
- the serB gene encoding phosphoserine phosphatase SerB, with the translated sequence MIKLVVFDLDNVIIDGEAIDEIGKLANVEDKIAEITEKAMQGEIDFETSIKDRVQLLEGTSIEDIEKVADELPLMDGASETIARLKDEDIDVAIISGSFDVVADKIKEKLGIDAVYTNSFTVEDGKLTGEVTGPLVSGTKLDVLNDHVENAGISLEDVVAVGDGANDISMIESAGCGIAFNAKDSVKEIADVVVDEKDLTKVLDEILNQITTDDTENDAVENDEVEEVEEAEVEETKEEEKTEAEKPKNDLPKSEFVLADTMEGVRKQKDEKEAEIAKIAEEREEFNKIAKEQRKIRDELNASLKENLNKAIEFRNERNEINKAVEEAKKARNDANNQIKNLEWSSGKRDKVKIENEIKKIDKIIETRVLDIKKENQLVKNANDLRKQLMDIQEDESVKEEAQELRKLSEEEHEKVISLSEKAQAAHEEMLTYFRKTDDIRTAADDAHKKFIEARNNASAKHEEFKAVLSDIHVINKKLGSGKPRKRRSDKKPSSGANKNREEKERAEEIFEKFKQGGKLSTEELLLLQKYNIN